The genomic interval TTAGGATGAGCAGAAATAGAGAGTCCACGTGTGATTACAGATGGTCAGGTTGCTGGGTTGGAGTGGGAAGGCAAGGATGTGCTTGTGCAGACTCTCCTAGGGGCCAGACGTCCACGGCTAGACGCTTCCTCTCTCACtatccaccttttctttttcttttcctttctttctttttcttttttgagacagggtcccttaaTGAACCCAGAGTTCGTACATGAGCCTCCACgatcctcccatctccacctcttAGCACTGGGAAGTTGCGATCCATTTAAAATAAGATGTTATGTATAAAAGGTTTTAAATAAATCTTGTCATAACCGCAAGGCACTTTGTGATTAGCAAACTATTGGACCTggtggggagccctcctctctttAAGGTAATCCACGATGTGGAAATGTACTCTGGCCACCAGAGAAGCCTCAGCGTTAACTGGAACACTACAAAGATCAGGCAAGAGATGCAGGTTTCAGTAGATCAGTTTGGGGGACCATTGCCAGGATGGGGGGTTGGGAAGCAATAGAAATACAAGTGATCTGACCAGGGCATGTGGAGAGGAGGGATTCTTTAGGGAGAAGGGGTGGTGTTTGGTAAATAAAGACTATGTTggcctgtttgttgtttgtttgtttgtttgtttagttggttggttggttggttggtttaacttggtttgttttttcaaagggtttcactgtatagccctggctgtcctggaactcactctgaacaccaggctggcctcagactcagagatacacctgcctctggcccccaagTGTTGAAATTCAAAGCGTGTACCCccgccactgccactgccaccctgctgggttttttttttttaaacatcttctATCCATGCCTTTGCCAGTAAAATTATGAGCATAAAAATATCCGTGTTTCTATCTCCCAAGAGCTATTACATAGTCCCTTCCTGCAACCAGGTAACTGAAGAATATTTAAATCTCATGAAGCCTATTTCTCATCGGAACTTTGTACGGTATTTTTATAAACTAATCCTATAGGTCTGATTTGTGTTAATCCAATTCTGGATGGGCTTTCGGGAAGTTTTGTAAAAATGCAGAGACAGACTCTGGATTAAGGCAAATAATATAACATTCCACCCAGAGCCCAATCACTCTTCTCCAGACGCTGGCATCATTGGCCATCCCTACACACCACAACTCCAGTGTTGTCCTTTTTATTATTAGTGGTTCCATAGGGGCCAGTACCTCCTGAAGCCATACTTCCGTGTAAGATGAGCCAACAGGGGTGTTTGCCTGAAGAACTGATGGAAAAACTgaggagggggtaggggggagcCCTCTAGCTCCATTAACTGCAGCCTTCTCCCTAAACCTAGCCTGTATGAAAGTGCTCAGAAGACATGTGAAGACAGGAACACAACCTCACCACCTCCCCCATAATGCACTCTGTCTGCATCAGTGGAAATTTCACAGTAGCCCTCTATACCTGGCTGTAACAGTGTCCCATACTCTGggacaaataaatacatgttcatACCCCATACTTCTTGTGGACCTATTGAGTATTCTTGGAATCAACTTTTCCTGGACTTTCTAGAGTTTTCCCTTCTATTTACTCTTAAAGATTTTACTCCAAGCACAATCACCTTCAGAAATTCTTCCCTGCTTCTTCTTAAGTAAAATATGCTGCCTTATAATATTTAACACATAGGCTATCATAGGTCTTACCTAACTATATTAAAATTATAGCCTTGAGAACAGCAAGATatctcagtggataaaggtgcttgctgccaaccctggtgacctgagtttgataccaaGAACACACATTGCTGGAAGAAGAGACCAACTTTTGAAAATTGTTCCATAATCGCCACACGACATTGTGGCACACATATGTGAGCTACTGTAcctcagcatgtgtgtgcatgtaaacacacagacacacagacacacacacacacacacacacacacacacacacacacacacgtgaaatgAAATTATAGCTTTTAAAGTCTTCTCCTGCCATGTTACTGTAAGggaattttctctgtctctggaaATACAGAGTGACCCAAATACTGACCCCACTGAACTGAACCAAATCTCCTTCCACTCTCTGGAACATTCTCTTTCATCTGCTCTACTGGCTTTTCCTCCCCACACATCCATGACGAACTTTATCCTTTTAAGTTTCTCCACATTAACTCTGTGTCTCATTTATCGAAGAAACTGAGACTAAGAAGAAGGAGCCAACGGTCCGTTCAGATGTGTAAGTAAGGCTGACGATGCTTGCCAGATTCATGCCCAACACTGGGGAGATGCCAGTCTCTCCTCATCTTTCCTAGAAACCCAAGGAATACGCCCGGCCTTGCTTGTTGCACCTGTGCTATGGACCctgagaacaagaaagatgtttaAAATGCCCATGGGAAGAATCAAGGACTCTGGATGGACAATGAGCCGAGGAAAACAGCCACGAGCCCCAGGGACTTCTGGACAGCTGTCCCAGGGTACATGAGCAAGTGCCAGGGGCTTTTTTATGAAAAGCAATAAGAGTTCCACCTGGATACACAATCCCTTTAGGCCAGAACACTTTCTGATCACTTGGGACAACTAGACCTTACAACCTTTATGGAACTTGCCCAGGTACAGAAAGAcagctatttgtttatttacttatttatcatttGTCTTGTGTCTGAATAATGTTCGGTGTTGCTCGTGCCTGGGGTTTTGGTTCGAAGTCACCTCTCAGTGATCATAGGTTCTCAAGGATCCTGAAACTGCACTCTTAACTGTAACAccgagtctttttctttttaaatacatttttatttgttctttgagaatttcacacatgtttAGCACTTGGTCAAACGCATCCCTTACTCCATCCCCTCCGACTCCTACCAGAATCACAATACATACGTATAAACGAAACTTTTAGTCTCCTGATTCTATTATGGTCTCAGAGGTTTACTCCCTCCTTCTAACCTAGGCCCGGTCCTGTACAATCCGAGCTAGGCCTAGAATGTGtccagtctctgagacttactggttaataagctcaccctttcttgttctttctgagctctgcccTGGCTGGGTgacctcagctgttctggctcaagctcGTATCCCAGCTGACtaatttaatctggcttctctctgggccAGGAATTgatctgcttggcctcaaactaactcaagcaatctgctctaatctcctggttcctttctcattctctggctcattcagtcttcacctgtgtctagctggtTCACTCATtcaacttctttctctcctcttctattACTGTCCCCgtaaaactgcctccttttcctctcttggttgccctttaagtagcttccctttcctctctctctttctttgagagatgggcgtatcctattctgtcaaatctttctctgattgtCACTTTTTCGGCCACTCAATCAGACatccctttcaaacatgggtgcttccttctacaaactaactttgccttcattgtttgggattaaaggtgtgtgccaccacacctggacctaagcttttctttgcctgaaacTTGCATCtatgccaggctagccttgaactcagatctgcttgcctctgtctcctggataaaAGGTGTGTTTGTTGTATTCCATGTGGATCTCACAGACCTAGAGAGTCTTTGGATgggtgatctcttgccagagcagccgtgttctgaattagcattcctCCGCACCCACATCTTTCTCCTAAtttcaagttctctctctcttttttttaacctactgagCTCATTGGTGCTGCCAGTATGTGCATAGGTAAGAAAGTAACCTACCAGGGTCACTTCCCCAGAGAAAATTGAGTCTTCCTCTCCCAGGCAAAGACGGGGCTGTGTGAGCCCCTCTTCTTTCCATACTAGACTTATGACTGGCTTAATTTTGTAAAGCTCTTGTGCCTGCAACCTCCACTGCTGTGCAGTTCCAAGGCTTATCCTAACACACAGATCTACAGGGACATAGCTAGAGCATGGAGTGTTCTGGATAAGGCCTCAAGAGGCAGGAGGACGTTGCGGCCAGAGGGAAGGCTATGCTAAGGTCCTCAATGCCTATGAGCTAAAGACTCATGTTTTGAGGCAACGAGAAGCAATGACAGAAGTCCTTTCTCTGCTTCACAGACCTCCTCCGCCAGATTCTCTGTGAAACTGAATGGAGCCTTATAGCATCCCTACCCAGTGACCTGCCCAGTGACCTACCCAGTGACCTACCCAGTGACCTACCCAGCTCAGTGAAAGAGGTGTCCCTATCTTCTTCCAGATGGTCTGGGCTCCAGACTCTCCACCAGATATGAGAAGGTAGCAACTTACTAATGACTAATCTATtgtctgatgtgtgtgtctgtgtgtgtgtgtgcgcgcgcgcgctcgcgcgtgCGCGCGTCCCACTGATAGGGGTGGGTACCACTCAAGCCgagatgtgggaagacccattgGCTTCTCCCTCACATCCCCCAGGATTCTCAAAGGATCGaggcgggggaagggggggagtGTCAGCAACgatcctctagagcagtggttctcaaccttcctaatgctgcgaccctttaatacagttcctcatgctgtgctgactgtaaaattatttttgttgttacttcataattgtaattttgttactgttatgactcttaatgtagatatctgtgttttctaatggtcttaggtgacccacAAGTTGTGAAACGCTACTCTAAGATGTGGCTAGTCTGGgcaggttgttgttgttaactgataaattcataaaaatgtcCAAATGTGGTGGTGAATATCTGAATCCTAGCACTAAAAAGACGGAGGCAGAAGaatttggagttcaaggccagtccaggCTACATTGCAAAACCTGGTCCCCCCAAAATGAACTAAACCCTTACATACTAAAAGAGGACACATAGACATTGTGCAATGTTTAAGTCAGATTAATTATTCAGATTAACaaacatttataatttctttttgataaaacaaactaacaaaaccttttgtttcattttgcttgacttcacagaggctggccttgaactcttggtttaccccccccccccgcctccaccgcctgaatgctaggattatggCCATGAACCATTATGCCTGGTGACAATTTTAAAACTCTTCTCCTAGCTTTTCTAAATGTACAGTGCATTGTTGTTATCTCTAGCCGACCCAGCATGCAATAGCACACCAGAACTTCTTGCTTTTATCGAGCCTTAGCCAGCACAGTGATGCAATGTCCTACAACCCTCTCTGCCTACCCTCCCTCCTCAGACAACCAGCTCTCAACTTGTGTGAGGACAACGTTTTGGACTGAAAGCATTGTGTGAATGAGATCATGTGGGActcctccttcttatttagcTTACACGATTCCAGTTCCAGTCATGTTGGACATAGCTGCCCATTTTCCTTGGCCAGTCACCAGTTGACAGACGTATAGGTTGTTTCAATGGATTGCCTATTATGAAGAGTTTTCATAATTAACATGGAAGTTCTGGTGTCTCTTTGACTTGCTTATTTCCTTGCCCTTTAATAAATTCCCCTGAGTGATGTTTCCAGATCATTAGGTAGTTCTCATTAATTCCTGGAAGACCTCCATACTATTGCCCATAATGGGTCTACTAATTTATATCCCAATCAATAGTGCACAAAACGGTCCCTTTTCCCATACTCTCcccaatttttatttgtatttctaggCAATTAGTGATGCTgcacatcttttctttctgttacacTGATACCCATCACTCTTGGGGAAGTAGTCTGGCGTGTGAGTATCTattcaaaacaaagacataacGTTAGGTTTGTTAGATTGACAAATCAGAACACCACATATGGAACGCAGCTCCAGCAGCACTTGCTTTTGCCACGCCCCTTTCCACCCCGTCTGAGCCTTGATTTTCCATCTCTAGAAGAATGACCAAGTCTCTCTCCTAGATTTATGACGGCAGATGTTTGAGATAGGGCTGAAGCTCTGTGAGGCCGTAAGTCCGATGCAGGGTGCCCTGAGGCATCTCATTAGCAAAGAATCCTTCCTTGAGAGAGACAACTCACCACTGACCACCAATACACTTCAATGTGGCACCCAATATCGTGGTCTCACCCCAAGTTTAATCCGCAGCAGCACTCCTGGCCCTAGAGGCATCAGTGGAGACCAGAGTAAAACTCTTTCTTCAGGATTTTGCCTTCACCAAGGGGGCATTTGGACGTctctggaagagaaaggaagacagccaTTATGACGGAGCTTAGTAATAATGGTGAGTACTTACAGTATCCCAGCATGAGTGCCAGCAGGGTAGTCGAGCTGATAAAGCACTAGGAATGAAAGCATCACAACTGATTCCCCCACAACTCACATAAAGGGTGGAAGGAAGGACACAATTCCACAAAGtcttcctttgacctccacacccatGTTGAagacatacacacgcacacactcgtgcacatgcacactgataatatttttaaagtaaggtaTACTaccatgaatacatttttaaatttttatccttatatctcttttttttttttttttttttttaaggaagaaagaaatgcaaaaagcaaaaaaaaaaaaaaaaaagaattttccacAATGCCTGGGGTTTCGGAGAAGATGAAGCAGGAGCTGAGGTACTAAAGTCTTCAAGAGAGTATGCCTTCAAAGCAGAGCTGTAGGCAAGAAGACTATGCCTTCCTGCCATCTTACAGATTGCAGCCCGTGGGCCACTTGGCAGCAAGCCTACCCCAAAGGGCAGAACAAAATCAAAGTGTCAGTCATCTATCACTGCCCCCAAGCCGTGTAGGCCCACTGGCTCTTTCCAAGGGTCACATATTTAGCTCCAGGGAAGTCTTGTTCAGTTGTACCTCTGGATCCAGGCAGCCAACCTTGCACACAGCACATAACTGTCCCTCCTATGAGAACTCAGAATGAGCTCCAACCCAACCACCCCCAAATTAGAGCTTCTGCCTGACCCCAGAAGCCCTCACACCCTCATTGGTATCTCAAGCCAGCCATTTGGAGAAGGAAGCTCACCTGGGCACTTTTCTACAGCAGTTCCTGGCCAGGTGAGTAAGTAGGACAATGAGAAAGGACATTTTCCCTTCTCTACTCTCTGAGCAAACCCTTTGCTCTCAGTCAAGCCCTGTTGACATGTTAAGACCCTTTTGCTTCTTGGAACCCTGGGATCATTTCTTATTTGTGTCCTCCCCAGTCTTGGGCTGCCTGTGTCCTGCCCTAGTATTTCTGGGACCCAGGGCTCTCAATATGACTTGAAGGCACATGGTGTAGCTATTTTCTTCTGAATTTCCAAGAAGTGAGAGGGAACATGCTTAGGCTTGGCATGGGGTGTCTTGCTCCGCTGGTGGGGACACCCTGCCCTTAGCTGAGCACTTTCATGTCACGTGCTCCGAGAAAACGAAGGTGGTGACGAATGGCACAgggtctctctcctcttcttttgacCCCTATAGAAGCTGTGATCTTCCTGGAAGAGTGAGCCAGGATCCAGCCCCACCCAGCCCAGAGTGTCTCTAGGAACAAGGCTCCCAGACGGCTGTCTAGGCAGTTCTGGCTCCAACCCTCCACAGCTATGCACCTGCATCTTTCAGGTTTCCTGTTCTTCTTGGTGATCTTACTGCCTGCAGGTAGGAGGTGGAGACTATGAGTTTGACTATTAAAAGGTCTTCTAAGGGCTTGGATCCTCAAAttttagacagacagacagacctatgGGTATAAGCACAGCATGGGAAGTGCCACTCACAGGAGATGGGCCaatgggttagggctaggatgtGAATAAGGAGGGTCTTTCTCTATACTATCCGCCTTTCACTATTTCCTGAAGACCTGCAGAatctttaaaaggggggggggagcccaTTTCACTATGCATTTCATGATGCGTACATCCCTACTCAGCCACCAAattcttattgtttgtttttaattcggaatctctctatgtagcctctggctatcctggaactagctatgtagatcaggctggcttggaactcctagagatccacctgcctctgcctttagagtgctgggattaaaggcctcctCCAACATGCCCAGGCTCGGTCCCTCTTCATAGACATGGACGCCACAGTCTTACTGGATGTGATGGGAAGAAAGAGGATGAGTCCCAGAAGGAGAATCAACAGATACCAAACTCTCCATCAGCAGAAGAAAACGAGGTTGGGTTTGCTCCTAGCCTCCTGAGGATTGACCTGTGGTCTCTCTGTTCCCTCAGGCAACTGTATGGTTGGGAACAACGGTGTCGACCTTCGAACATGCACTGAAATCAACGGGGTTTGTTTCTTCGGCTGTAGGCCAGGATGGACATGGATTGCGTTCTGTAACAACATACTGTCCTGCTGTAAAAAGGATACAATGTTTTTACCTCCTCAGTCCAAAGTTATATGACCTGTGCTCCTCAGCTCCAATTAAAAGGCTGTGTGAATGACCAAAAGCTCTCAGTCTGTCTGTGAGGTCCAAGAGCTCATTAAGAGATATTTTGTGGGTGGCAGATACAATGACACAGGCCAAATTTCTGTTTACTGCCAGAATTCCAGACGTACTTTGTAAAGAAGCATTGTAGCGTATGGCACTTCCCAGTGCTTCTTGTTTTAAATCATAAATTCCTGCTTCAAATTCAactgcttggggctggagaattggctcagtggccaagagcactggctgctcttccagaggacctgggtttgacttgCAGCACCCATAAGGTAAACTCACggccatctgtgactccagttccgggggataggatgctctctcctggcttctgcaggcacttcacatgtgtggtacacagagacacaggcatgCAGGCTAGACAGCACATAcattaagttaaattaaattaaaaacaaaaaccgaacTCAACTGCTCCATACAAGTCCACAGGCCCAAGGAAATGACAGTCTCTGAAGATGAGAATAAAAGACGAGAGTGAAAGACAATAGCTGCCATAAGGCTATCACCAGCCTTTAAACTGTTCTGCATATATCAGATTATTTAATCCTCAAAACATAATCTGACTTCTTCAAATGATGGATCTTTTTTCCAAGATCACACGAGCAGTAAATTAGTGTGCCTTGGATTTGTACCCAGTCCATCTtcaatttttgtgtttatttatttatttatttatttatttccccaggaaagagcagaCCAATTGGTTccccaataccaaatggtcagccctgagaaacatatacatacaaggaATATGTGAACTGAAaaggttgtatttacatatttgggaatacacagacacagacacacacacacacacagacacagacacacacacacacacacacacagacacacacacacacagacacacacacacacacacacacactaccccagtCCGTCTTAACTGGGTCTGCTTTTGGCTGCACTGAATTGCTTTTCACTTGGGAAGTACAGAAGTTTGGCTGGGCTCTAGTTTCAATGAGTAATTACGAATCCAACTGGACCCCTGAAATAATAACTCATCAGAACCTTTTAAAGCTCAAAGTGATAAAGCTCTGCTTTCTAAGTTCCGTTTCTGAGTGTTGACACAGGCCCTTGACCTTAAGTTGCCCCACACCTGACATTATTACTTCTGCCCATGCAGCAAGACACTCAGGCTTAGGGTGAAGCTGTCCACGTCCACACTGTTGTCTTCTGCTGAGGTGTTTCCTTACTATCCATTCCCATGTGCCTCTCCCCCAGGGCAAGAACTACATGGCCCCATCAAGATCCTTGTAATTCACTGGGGAGCAGGGTGAGCGGTTGGCAGCCTCTTGTCGGGAGTAGCCACAGGGACACTCTGTGGGCACAACAGGAAGGAACCACATGTCCACAGGCCTACAGCTTCCAGCCCTCAAACTTCCAGCAAAGAAAGTCTTGATGAGTTCACACAGCTAGACTCTAATGACGTAAGAGTTTGGTTAGCCCCTTTGAGACCTATAGTTTGTGGCTGCTTATGTTGGCTCCTTAAAGCCTgtcatcttaccaaaaaaaaaggggggggggatgggagtgatacaaacatttgtaaaataatgtaatgaaattaacataaaaatagaaaatgaagccaggtatagtggcacacacctgcaatccagcagaaacagggTAATCAAAAGTTCACGGGTAACCTGAGTCATATGACACTCTgtctgaaaaagtaaaaataatacataagataaataaaaatgaaaaggagcaaaAATGTTTTCATCAGAGTTCACATTTTCCTTATGGTCTCCAACGTCATAATAACATTGGTCAATAATTCGAAGGTGTTTCTCTAACTTTGACAGTTAAGTGCAAACAAAGGACACAGAATTCTCTCCAGTAGAATACAGAAAACACTTAGATCTTCAAAAGTATGATTCTCAGAGGGCCATACATACCATGAGCCTCATCATGAGAGTGTTTGTGTGACAAGTACAAGAGCCCACGTTTAACCCCAGGACcacaaaatactattttttttaattgaaaatccaaATAAAGAACAAATAGAGTATTTAACTACCATGGTCCAAAGATTCAAGGATGGTTAAATACATGTAAATTCAAAGAATGAGCATTCACCCCCAAGTCCTATGTTGCCAGTATTAATGCATTGTCTGCTTGATTTCAGCTGATCTTCCCCAACCTAGTGGCATCCTTATGAGTTAATGGTAGGGCCAAATGAAACCCTCGTACAGCATTCTGccttcttttactgtttttcctCCTCAGCAGTGCTGGTATCTATACGTTCACACTTGACATGTACAATAGGAAAAAAGAGACGGGTGCAGACAGGagaagggggtgggagtggggcaagAAAGCACCTAAGCTGTTTGTCCATTCTTAAAAGGGAGTAAACAGCTGGTTTGCTAACCTGTGTCGACCCCTGAGTACCTTTCAGGCTCTTTTCccttgatgaatgaatgaatgaatgaatgaatgaatgaccacAAACAGTCATAAAGATCCAAACCAAATAATTATGAGTTTGATGGATAGCAATCCATATAAATACCAAAAAGTTACATGTACCCCACAAATCTTGTTATTCTGAAACTCCAATGGCCACGGCTTCTTTCCAGGGCCTGGGCTGTATGCTACATGAAACATGCTTTATGAATTATGACTCCTTCTTGCCACCATGTGGCAGCCATCGTCTGTTTCACCTCCTCAGCCTTTGCACACCAGCTTCCGGTCCACAGTGGGCATGATGGTGAAATCCAAGGCTTTGATAAGCTCTTGATAAGTTGCTTCCTCTCACTCGGTCAAgggcagcacagcacacagtcaGAGTTCAATAACGGAAtggacttttaaagaaaagtttctgGAGACTAGCTGTATAGCTGTGTAGATGCTTAGAGTTCTGGTGTAGAACAGAGGCGACTCGCTAGCCCAGTACTGCGGAGTTATTAAATGGAACACACCCAAGCTCAGAAAAATTTCTGCTGCTCACAGCACCGCATTGCAGGCGATCTCCCAGACAAAGCAACAGGGAAGAGACGCTAAACACGACAGTAGCATCACTGGCTGCCACCCACGGGGGTTCGAGGAGTACAGCACTGGATCAGAAGCAGGGACGTGGCTGTTTCCAGTGGGTGggtggagtgaggaggaggagaaggaggaagagtttGGGGGACGCTCTGGGAACGTGCATGTAGACTTAGGCATTTTAAGAGCTCCTCAAGCCACTTGCACACAGAAGACCTGGGTGGCACATGCTGACATCAGTAAGCGGAGGTAGGAAGTGGGCcacactgggggcggggggaaggatCTGACAAGTTTTCCTGGGTGGCCTCGGAACCGGAAAGCTGGCAAGGCCTCCTAGGATAATGACAAACACCGGAAGTGCTGCAGAATAACTGAGCTCAGATGTTCCCCTGCGTGCTGTTGGCTAGTTCGGTGTCCACTACACCCCTGAGGGAACCCCAGGAGAGGACAGCCCAGCCAGTCAGCTGAGCCCTTATTTTCTCTTCCAGACTTCAAGCACAGGGCTGCCTGGCCACTCCCTGCCCTTGGGAGTACCTTCTCATCACTCCCAGCACAGACCCAAGCTGTCCACCCTGTGGCGCCAGCAAAGGgacagcagacagacatggcCCCTGCTCCCACCACCTCCCTTCCCCTGGCACCAAAACAAATGACCTCATCTGAGGAACCAGCTCCTATCAGGCACCAGCCCCActccaggccagcagagggagctTTGGGCGGGGCAGAGGCCGGCACTGGACTCTGGCACAGACCTGGTTGGCCTTCAAGTTAAGGGAGCCTCGGCTTTGTTCTTTGATCTTAGATGCTGAGTGAGCCCTACTCAAGTATGCAGTCCTTTCTCGGGCACTCTCCTTTTTGCTATCCTTGGGTACACACCTACAAAGGACAGCCACCACACATGTAGTCACAGAAGGACCCAGGAGGCTCAATTAGGAGGGGCCACGGGGAtgtggggagggggtagggggaatggggggggggcgcatgCATTGCTTCTTGTTTCTTGGGCACtatccacttttttttaaagatacggTCTGTCACCTGGAACTCA from Acomys russatus chromosome 18, mAcoRus1.1, whole genome shotgun sequence carries:
- the Defb136 gene encoding defensin beta 136, giving the protein MHLHLSGFLFFLVILLPAGNCMVGNNGVDLRTCTEINGVCFFGCRPGWTWIAFCNNILSCCKKDTMFLPPQSKVI